In Arachis hypogaea cultivar Tifrunner chromosome 2, arahy.Tifrunner.gnm2.J5K5, whole genome shotgun sequence, a genomic segment contains:
- the LOC112725977 gene encoding homoserine kinase-like, which produces MPEFEAPKKLRAALPLEIGMPHRVWNCSQAGALVAWVLQGDSPVLGKALSSDKIVEPCCAPLIPGMEGIKRAALDAGAFGCTISGAGPTAVAVIDDERSAYQWQLDLNSYATVAAIAMMHLLICTSFSETFYFRLM; this is translated from the exons ATGCCAGAGTTTGAGGCCCCAAAAAAGCTGCGAGCTGCCCTCCCTTTGGAGATTGGAATGCCGCATCGTGTCTGGAACTGCAGCCAGGCAGGGGCTTTGGTGGCGTGGGTCCTGCAGGGGGACTCACCGGTGCTTGGGAAGGCTCTCTCCTCTGACAAGATTGTTGAGCCTTGCTGTGCCCCCTTGATTCCCGGCATGGAGGGCATCAAGAGGGCTGCTCTCGACGCAGGTGCTTTCGGCTGCACCATCAGCGGTGCTGGCCCCACTGCCGTTGCGGTCATTGATGACGAGAGATCG GCTTATCAGTGGCAACTGGATTTGAATTCCTATGCCACTGTCGCTGCCATTGCCATG ATGCATCTGCTGATATGCACATCATTTTCTGAGACTTTCTATTTCCGGTTAATGTGA
- the LOC112745395 gene encoding homoserine kinase: protein MAACFLCPCPHPSSASASASPLDLKEEGGAICITIAIPTHRRRTRIRCNLSVPSKTNAITKTEPHPVCTSVKAFAPATVANLGPGFDFLGCAVDGLGDTVSLTVDPHVHPGEISISDISGTGNNTTRLSKNPLWNCAGIAALEVMKMLGIRSVGLSLSLQKGLPLGSGLGSSAASAAAAAVAVNEIFGNKLGVQELVLASLKSEEKVSGYHADNVAPAIMGGFVLIRNYEPLDLIQLTFPAEKELFFVLVTPEFEAPTKKMRAALPSEIGMPHHVWNCSQAGALVASVLQGDLPALGKALSSDKIVEPRRAPLIPGMEGVKRAALDAGAFGCTISGAGPTAVAVIDDERKGMEIGERMVEAFLKEGNLKACANVKHLDRVGARLISSTRI, encoded by the coding sequence ATGGCAGCGTGCTTCCTCTGTCCCTGTCCACATCCTTCATCTGCATCTGCATCTGCATCTCCTTTGGATctgaaagaagaaggaggagccATCTGCATCACAATCGCCATTCCAACACACAGGAGGAGGACCAGGATCAGATGCAACCTCTCCGTCCCCTCAAAAACCAACGCCATCACCAAGACCGAGCCCCACCCCGTCTGCACCTCCGTCAAAGCCTTTGCTCCAGCAACCGTCGCTAATCTTGGTCCCGGCTTCGACTTCCTCGGCTGCGCCGTCGATGGCCTCGGTGACACAGTCTCCCTCACCGTTGACCCACACGTCCACCCAGGAGAGATCTCCATCTCTGACATATCCGGTACGGGCAACAACACTACCAGGCTGAGCAAAAACCCTCTCTGGAACTGCGCAGGGATCGCGGCGCTCGAAGTCATGAAGATGCTTGGAATCCGCTCCGTCggcctctccctctctcttcagAAGGGTCTCCCCTTGGGAAGTGGCCTGGGGTCCAGCGCCGCCAGCGCCGCCGCAGCCGCCGTGGCTGTCAACGAGATCTTTGGCAACAAACTGGGGGTGCAGGAGCTCGTCCTGGCTTCCCTGAAGTCGGAGGAGAAGGTTTCTGGTTACCACGCCGACAACGTGGCTCCGGCGATCATGGGGGGGTTCGTGCTGATCCGCAACTACGAGCCCCTGGATTTGATCCAGCTGACGTTCCCGGCGGAGAAGGAGCTTTTCTTCGTGCTGGTGACGCCAGAGTTTGAGGCCCCAACAAAGAAGATGCGAGCTGCCCTCCCTTCGGAAATTGGGATGCCGCACCACGTCTGGAACTGCAGCCAGGCGGGGGCCCTAGTGGCGTCGGTCCTGCAGGGGGACTTGCCGGCGCTCGGGAAGGCTCTCTCCTCCGACAAGATTGTTGAGCCTCGCCGTGCCCCCTTGATTCCCGGCATGGAGGGCGTCAAAAGAGCCGCTCTCGACGCAGGTGCTTTCGGCTGCACCATCAGCGGCGCTGGCCCCACTGCCGTTGCGGTCATTGACGACGAGCGCAAAGGAATGGAGATCGGTGAGCGCATGGTAGAGGCTTTTCTCAAGGAGGGCAACTTGAAGGCCTGTGCTAACGTTAAGCACCTTGATCGCGTTGGTGCTAGGCTTATTAGTAGCACCAGGATTTAA